Within the Deltaproteobacteria bacterium genome, the region TTACGGCCATTGCCGGGCCCTCAGGCAGTGGTAAAACGACACTCTTGAACCTCATCGGCTGTGTTGACGTCCCGACGACCGGCACAGTTCTCGTCGCCGGCCAACCCATTGAAACCCTAGATGATAAAGCCAGAACAGAGCTGCGATTACGCAACCTTGGGTTTATCTTCCAGACTTTCAACCTCGTGCAGGTCTTGAATCTATTTCAGAACGTTGAATTTCCACTTCTTCTCCAAGGGGATCTGACGAAAGCTGAGCGTCGTAAGCGTGTCGAAGAAATTGTTGAAAAGGTTGGCCTCACCCCGCAAATGAAGCAGCGCCCCAACGAGCTCTCCGGCGGTCAGCGTCAGCGTGTAGCCATCGCCCGGGCACTTGTGACTCGGCCCCAAATCGTGATGGCAGATGAGCCAACCGCAAACCTGGATTCAGTCACGGGGCAAAATATCATCGACCTCATGAGACATATGAACGAAGAAGACAACACCACTTTCATCTTCTCAACCCACGACCATCGCGTCATGAAGCACGCACGCCGCATTGTGAAGCTCGAAGATGGAGTCATCTTAGACCACGGCGAAGCTGATTTAGAAAAGGCGGTCTAAGCCGTGGATACCATGTCGATTCAAATCGCAGTTAGAAATCTAATTGCACATAAATTCTCGAGCATCATCGTCGGCACCATCATCACCTTTGGTACCTTCCTGCTCGTCTTGGGCCTGGCCCTCACCGACAGTGTGAATCAATCCATGGAGCGCACCATCACGTCGAGCCTCGGCGGCAACCTTCAGGTTTATTCACAAGATGCAAAAGATGAACTCTCTCTCTACGGAGACGGCTTCATGGGTACGCCTGATTACGGTGAAATGCTGCGATTTGGAGATGCACGAGAAGTCATCGAAGCAGTCCCTGGCGTGAAAGCAATGGTACCCATGGGTTCTAGCAGTGTTATCGTCAGCAACGACGGTAATGAACTCGATTCCTGCATCAACGAGCTAAGAGATGTTGTCGATAACGGG harbors:
- a CDS encoding ABC transporter ATP-binding protein; this encodes MSAIVDIRGVTKDYPLGKTVVQALRGIDLRIAQGEFTAIAGPSGSGKTTLLNLIGCVDVPTTGTVLVAGQPIETLDDKARTELRLRNLGFIFQTFNLVQVLNLFQNVEFPLLLQGDLTKAERRKRVEEIVEKVGLTPQMKQRPNELSGGQRQRVAIARALVTRPQIVMADEPTANLDSVTGQNIIDLMRHMNEEDNTTFIFSTHDHRVMKHARRIVKLEDGVILDHGEADLEKAV